DNA sequence from the Oncorhynchus keta strain PuntledgeMale-10-30-2019 chromosome 1, Oket_V2, whole genome shotgun sequence genome:
TCATACCCCATGTACCACAATTAAGTTGAGAACTGTAAATAAAGACAGGACACAGGAGTAACATTGAGAAATCTGAACACATTTTAAACAATTTACTTGCCAAAACAAAGCCAAGTACATACTAACAAAGATGTAATATAGTCAAGTGACCACTCTAACAAAGGAAATACATTTCCTCAAATATGGAAGGCAAGCAGCCAGTTCAGGTGGGACCCTTCTAGACCATGAGGGCAGAGGCACAACTCCAATCAAGAATTATTATTTGTACCTCAAAGTAATCAAAATGCCATGTGAATCCACTTATATCAGCTCCTTTGTAACAAACGTAAACATTAAACATCTACttgatcaaataagcctcatGTAGAAATTTGGCATTTCGCATTGACCTCCACTCAAAAAATATTTTCATTGACAGATGGTCAGAGTTTGTCCCCCTCCCTCAGATACTAGGCAGTGGTTTGATTAACACAAGCAATGGACTAACAGATTAGATAAGAAAACAAAACAGAAATTATTCTGTCAAACATAAGTTAACATTCCTTCAATATAATTTACACAATAAGAAAAAAATgcttcaatttaaaaaaaagtatcttCAGTCTTGATGCTAtttacaggtctatacaggtttGGGGATGGAGTTCCTGCTGTACAAACAGAAAAGTAAAGTTCTCACCACACTCAATTTCATTATCATCAACACAAGACAGAAGTCAGACACCAGTGTCACCTCTTACCTATAAACGATTCAACAGTGTATTCTGGATATCCTCATACACCTGGCTGTAGATCCCTTCTTCTGATTTCAAGCCATCCAGATATGCTATGGCAAAATGTAAACCTTGATCAGGACATTTGTCAAAGGGAAGTCATAGCTACTAGCACCAAAATGCCTACAAAAACAAATAACGTTCACTGACAAATGGAAAAGAGGCTAAATGTGTATATACCGATGTCTAAACCGCTCTCAACCATCTCATTCCTGTGCTTCAAGTACATGGGCCACACATGGCCTTCAAACAGACCCGGGGGATCAGGGACGGTGTATTGTCTTGTACTAAAAAAATAAAAGGGAAACAAAATTATGAATTTAGCACAACTTTCCAGGGGGGCCAGAACGACTACCATACTATAGCAACATATGAATATTAGTGATCTGATGCCCCTCCATTCCCACCTTCTCCTCCTTTTGCACTCTCCGTATGGAATGGAGATGTAGTAGCATTTGTTATACACGTCCATCAGGGGTCTGGGGGAAGGAGGAACATGACAACTTTTAGTTCTCCTCAACTCTCCACCAATGTACAATTGAGGTTCTCAGAGCACCATAATACAGATAGCACACTCCTGGACCCCACATCCATTCAGTTGACATCCTCTTACTTAATCTAGCTAGCTGACAACACTGCCCAGACACGTCACTTGAAAAGACACCGTCCAAATATTTGTCGTCATATTTCTTCAAATCCAGTTGAGAGCATGCAAGCATTAGTTGTCATAGGAATAGGGGACAAGCTATTTGAATACATGTCACACAAACCAGCTGATTACTCTCATCCCCCCATTAACTAGTACATTTCCAGTTAGCAGTGGTGCAGACAAACTCACTTGTAGTTGTACAGAAGGAAGCCCTCTACAATCAGAATGTGGATCTGCTGATCTGGGTCGGCAACCTCTGTGGAAGGGGACACGTTGACACCGTGGGAGTGTGCAAACTTCACTGGGTTCTCACTCCAGCCTCGAATAGTGTTCACCATGGCATCCATGTccaatgctgtaatcactgcatagaacagagaaaggcagaggggAGGAAGTTTAGCAAAAAAGGGACACACCTGGATGAAGAAATGTATTCAGTCTTGTTTAATGGGAATTGTGCTCTAGGGTAGTATTAATATTTATGCATGTACTATCAAATATGACATTTTTAGGGATGCTTTGTTACACTAAGGGACAAGTACAATGATCAGTTATGAGTCTCCTACAGTGAAATCCAGGCTTACCATCCCACTGTCTAAAGCCGTCCTCCCCGACTTCTATCTGGTCAGGTTTCTGAAATAACACCAATAAAACATTGCTGCAAGCGCAGGCTGATCTGAATACGGGCAGATCCCATTGCAAGATGTGCACACCTAGCTGAAGCATGCAGGTATAACATGCACAAGAGCATTGAGAATCCATATATAACCAGAGACGTCAATAAAACAGGAAACAAAGCACAAGAGCAGTGAGCTACTCAGCACAAGTTCTGATCCTGTACAGGTTAATGCAGTTGAATTTTAAAAAGGTGGCAATAAGCAAGGCGTGTGTGTGAAAAGACAACTAGGTTCATTTACAGCATACTACACAGATCTAATGAAAGGGAATGACAGGTGCCGTAGATGGCATGCATCATGGCTATTGGTTAATGTGTGAGTGTTTGGGATATTTTCCCTTAACAAGGTCATGCAAATACAACACTGTATAGAGACGTTTTAGCAGACCAAGTTTACCTTGAAAAAGTCATCTTGATGCACCACACAACAGTTAGGTAGTGACTTGATCAGCCTATTCGTCAAAGTGGTTTTCCCACCATTAGTCACACTGAAAATAGATAAACATGTCATGCGATTTAGCAAGGCGTCCGTGTATTCAAAGTCTAAGCGGTCTATACACCACTCATCCACATACCTTGCAGGCATTATTGCAGTAGGTTACTCAAATAGCAGTCAGCATTGTATGCATTGTAGTAGTAGCTAGCAACCTAACCATTGTGGCGGGACAGGGCACATAGCTGGCTACCTAAAATAGCAAGGTCAACAAATGTTAGCTACTCTGAATACGTCTGCAATCAAACGTTTtataactaacgttagctaggtaagTTTGCTAAGTGGATCTCTGAATTTAGTAAGAAGCTTTGAAAACAACTCGGAACGTTGCCAGTCCTACATTTAGCGTTAGCTAGCCTGATATTCATCCAAGTAAAATTGTTACATTATAGTAAAACATTGCTGGCAAAAAGAAATATTCATGCTTAATAAACATGTATAATACAAGCTGCCAGTAAGGAGAATGGCGCTCACGTTTGCAAATCTAGAAATTGAGACTCCCTCCAATGTGTTCAATGTGAAAGTCCGCGCTGGAATTTTAAATCTCCCGCCCGACTACGACAACATACAAACGTGACAGGCGATTTGCTAAAACCAAGTCCCCAGTTAACTACCTACAGCACATGGCGTTAATACATTGCCCTAgtaatttatttatattttatccCTGGATCCTTACCGTTTCTTATTTTGCATAAATAACTTAAAATGTTAGACGAGAAAATCAACGTTGATAGGTAACTAACGTAGCTTACCCCCTTACCAGCTAACGCGTAACATGGCATGTGTTTAGATTTTTATACCGGTGTTACGTTTATCAACTAAATCATTTATAAAACATGTTTTACTAATCAAAAAATACATTATATAATAAAACAGATTTTCAAACGACAAAATAAAAACTGAACTTACCCGCCAATTCCTATAACGTATTTCATTTTGAGTCGGTTTTTGAAACTTCTGCTCCTAGTCCCAGTTGAAGTGACACTCACAATCAGTAACAAATACAATCCAACTAATACGAGGCAGGGAGTAGCTCAAGTTTCGGTGTTTTTTCTCCAGTGTCGTGGCAGAACCTCGCTGTCTTTACTATTTCATTGATGAAGAGGCGCGAGCCCTCAATTTGTAGACAACTGTGACTTGCGTCACGCAGACGTGAGCTCAGATTTGTGTCATTGTTACAGTGACCAATCACTGTCCCAGAACACCCAACGACACCAATCAACCTTGGGGTTTCTCAAAGATTTGCatattcatttttatttaacctttatctaAACAGGGAGTCACATTGAAATTAGGAATCTATTTTGCAAGAGAGCTCTGTACATTACAATAAAAACGGAATAATGTAACATACACATATATGTGTATAAAACAACATAATTCAGCACACAATAACAAAATAAACATACTTTAAAAAAGCAATCACATTCAACTACATAGAGGTCCTCAGTCAATAATGTATACTGCCTGAGAGGCACCAGCACATGTAACTGCAGTGGAATTATACTGTCTCTGTATACATGGGGACACATGGTGAATGATGTGTAATGTTATGATATGGTTCACCTACCTTCTTCACAGGCTTTGAGGAATGTACAGGTCCACGTGGCCGAAGTAAGTAAGAAATcaaagcgtgttaaccctcgcaaggctgcaggcccagtcggcatccctagccgcgtcctcagagcatgcgcagaccagctggctggtgtgtttacggacatattcaatcttatcctatcccagtctgcgcatgctctatcccagtctgctgtccccacatgtccccacatgcttcaagatggccaccattgttcctgtacccaagaaaccaaaaataactgaactaaatgactatcgccccagtaacactcacttctgtcatcatatgAAGTGCCTTGAGACtaatcaaggatcatatcacccctaccttacatgtcaccctagacccacttcaatttgcttactgctccaatagatccacagacgatgcaatcgccatcacactgcccaatctaatctggacaagaggaatacctatgtaagaatgctgttcattggctatagctcagcattcaacaacatagtacatagtaagctcgaggccctgggtctgaaccccaccctgtgcaactgggtcctagacttccAGAAGGGTGCgtactcagccccctcctgtaatccctgttcacccatgactgcatgggcaagcacgcctccaactcaatcatcaagtttgcagacgtcaCAACAGTAGTAGTGCagagaaaataacctctcactcaacgtcaataaaacaaaggagatgatcatggacttcaggaaacagcagagggtgcacccccttatccacattgacgggaccgcagtggcGAAGGTGGAAAGgttcaagttcctcagcgtacacatcacagacaaacttaaatggtccactcacacagacagtgtggtgaagaaggcacaacagtgtctcttcaacctcaggaggctgaagaaatgtggcttggcacctaaaccctcacaaacttttacagatgcacaattgagagcatcctgtcgggctgtatcacctcatggtacagcaactgcaccgcccgcaaccgcagggctctccagagggtggtgtggtctggccaacacatcaccaggggtaaactacctaccctccaggacacctacatcacccgatgtcacaagaaggccaGAAAGatcaggacaacaaccacctgagccactgcccgttcaccccgctatcagccagaaggcgaggtcagcacaggtgcatcaatgctgggaccgagagactgaaaaacatcttctatctcaaagccatcagactgttaaatagccatcactagcacacaGATGCTGCTGCCTATATAAATatacttgaaatcactggccactttaataaatggaacactaatcactttaacaatgtttatatatcttgcattactcatctcatatctatatactgtattctataatattctactgtatcttagtctatgctgctctgacattgcttgttcatatatttatatattcttactTCCATTCcatttacttagatttgtgtgtataggGTATATGTTGGTTGGCAGGCTGCAAGATTCACACaccaaaatataaatacaaaatgcaagCGAAAAGAAAAACATGGtcataaaaaacaaacacattcatcagtaataaggtcctcaatcagctttctgaattgccccagaggcaccaaaacatcacatttaagaacattttgaagattgttcCACAAATAGGGTGCAAGAAAACTAAAAGCGGATTTACCTAACTCAGTAGAGACCAAAGGAATTTCcagttagccatccctgagaccgGGTGTGGTAATTCCTAAATCTAAAGTTTAGTAATGATGTTAGGTAAAGTGGGACTTTTtgtaaaagggttttataaattaAAACAAAGCAGCGTATCAACCTACGTGACATCAAATACagccaaccaactttctggtaaAGAATGCAGTGAGGAGTACTAAACTCAGTGTTGCAAAATAATTTTCAGGGTAAGTTACTAGGTTGATTTGTTGCTAAAAGTTGCTAAATgccattgtgatgtcattgcgtGATAACGTAAAACTGCGTCATTACGTAGAATACTCAATAACGTCAAATTGACTGGCCATCTCGGCAAAAAATAtgatttgacatttgttcaggtacagactccctcccactcttttctgtacaattttgattgagacatgttgattgatgttgtaagttctgttcaagatcaaacattcgtgaccaactatattcattgggTTTGGTTCGTCAACAAAATTGCTAAGTTGGCATCACTGACTTATGATAAACTGCAGCTAACGTTTTTAATGAAGCGTTAGCTGCGTTCATAtagatcacatatgtcagagtcaaggcccgcgggccacatccggcccgcgagaaggttttttacggcccctgggatgatcttgatttattattagaaccggcccgcagaccgcagcaagccggcagcccgcagatcttttacacgcaccaatactacatttcccacaatgcaacggtgacgcaccgagcagtaggctgcttcatttcaatatttattggcacagcagttgtcagcatcacagtaaaattaactttcagatacccatcaaaaatggcaaaacggaaggtggacactgagaaccggggtttcaaacaaggtgggagtcggagtatttgttcacggaggtagctggaaaacctgtgtgtcttctgtgtggagaaagtgtggcggtactgaaagagtataatctgagacgacattatgaaacgaaacacgcggacaaaaacaagaatatggacatggaacaaaggctacaaaaggcagaggaattaaaacgaggcctcaaatctcgacaggctctgttcaaaaagccaaatcacaaggccaggctgctgtcaaggccagttttattttggcagaagagatcgctaaatcagcccggccatttacggagggggatttcatcaaaaactgcatgattaaagtttgtgacgaagtttgcccagaaaaaaggcaactctttttaaatgtgagtctgagcagaaacaccattgccgagagagtagaccagttgtccatcaatctaaaagagcagcttgtgaaaaagggaaaagatttcattgcatattccttggctgtggatgagagcaccgacatttctgacattgcccagttgtcaattttcatccgcggagtggactccagcctaagcgtgacagaggagtttttggctttacgtcctatgcatggcacaactacggggcatgatttgtatgaagaggtgtcaagatgtgtaaatgagatggagctgccttgggaaaaacttgtgggtttgacaaccgacggagcacctgcgatgtgtggacacaggagcggactggtggcgaagatacgggaaaagatgcaagaggaaaacgcgacaggtgagctgacagcttatcattgtatcatacaccaggaagcgttgtgcggtaaagccttgaaaatggagcatgtaatgagcatcatcacgcgcacagttaactttatcagagccaaaggtttgaatcaccgccagttcaaggcatttctgacggagttagaaacggagcatggtgatttgccttatcacacagaggtgcgatggctaagccagggaaaggtgcttcaaagatgtttcgagcttcgtgaggagatttgtctgttcttggacagcaaagggaaagacacaacacaactccgagacgaaatgtttctgtgtgaaatggcttttctgtgtgacattacgagtcatctgaatgcaatgaacttgcagctgcagggtcgggatcgtgtcatctctgatatgtacagtacagtgaaggcatttaaaaccaaactgactctgtgggagacgcagatgcggaaagaaaatttgagccactttcccagctgccagaccatgaaagagaagctctctaccagtgcgttcccgagcgcacagttggctgataaaataggtatgcttgccgctgactttcgacgccgatttgctgactttgaagcacaaaaagcaggttggaactgctcggtaacccatttgctgttgacgtggaaagctcaccaccaaacctccaaatggagttgattgacctccaatgcaatgatgcactgagggcaaaatatgcggcagtgggtgctgcggagttcgcccgtttcctccccgacacaatgccccagctgcgcatccaggctgctcaaacgttgtctatgtttggcagcacatacctgtgtgaacaactgttttctttgatgaacttgaacaaaacatcacacagaagtcgacttactgctgaacacctccactcaattctgacgatttcctcagctcagagccttaccccgaacattgatgaacttgtggaaaagatgggacaccaccaagtatcaccctcaacctcaaacaagtgaacattactgtgcaatcacatatttagagtttttactcagttcaagtttaaaagttaaagtttaatatttgttttcactgcatgttacttctccttaaacaaagtgttgtttttgattaatagatttttgcactttattttattgtatttcaatccaattatattttaaaaatatttcagttgagtggatgatagaaaattgctattattgtttttttctttgaagtaaatttagcccacttttgctaaaatagaaaatataggctactgatggtgccttgaataccggtttctttcatttaatgttcatgttatggggatttttatataaaggaaatttgtcttttgtgtctgttgaaaattaaagattactgacagagccataagaaaatattgctttatttatctgatcatattggaatatatttgttaggttttcagtaggttcaattaggttcactagactatatgcgtcatttaaaaatttttcaatgaacattcgaacagtccggccctcggcttgtagctacattttttatttggccctccgtccatttgactttgacacccctgatatAGATGATGTTGCCATAGTCTAGGACCAATAGGAACATCGAGTGAATCATCTGCTTTCTACTATTTAGCGAGAGGCAAGACCTATTTCTATAGAATAATCCACTTTTTATTCTCAACTTCATAACGAATTCATcaatatgctttttaaaagacAGCTTTTCATCTATACAGCTGCCCAGATATTTGTAAGCACTGATATATGATCAATATGGATCCCGTCTAAAATACATATGCTTAAATCATCAGACTTATTTTTATGCGCTCTAGAGAACAACATATACTTAGTTTTACCTGCATTCAATACTATTTAACATTCTGAAAGTGTTGTGGCAGTGATTTCAAACCTGGCAATTTtactggtaaactcatgggtacactcgcaaAGGTTGCCTGCCATTGTGATGCTTTAGTCAGGGGAGGGGGCAAGCTTTATGCAGAGGAGGGGAAAGCTCAACAAATCCCACAATTTAAATAAACAAATCACAGTACAGATTGAAGGGTACACTTCCTGCTATGGGTACACAAAGCTAACCTATGCCATGGGTCAGAGCTAGTGCAGATCAGCACGAGACCAATGCTAGtgtggaccagagctagctagctataagCTACACCCTGGCCCCGAGCTTGTTAGTGCAGACCAGAGCAAGACCACAGCTAGTCCagaccagagctagctagctactatctATGCCCTGGACCACAGCTAGTTATTGCAGACCAGAGCTAGTGTGAACCAGAGCTAGCTAGAATCTAGCTACGCCCAGGAACAGAGCTGGACCATAGCTAGTGCAGACTAGAGTTGTAGTTgttgtcagtagttgtgtggttgtggtcggtAGCAGGTATGTAGTGCTGCCGCCCTTACGAAAAAAGATTGCTGTAAGAGTGCAGTATAACCGCAGTATGCTGTAAATACTGGTtccaaaataacactgttttctTTACTACAGTAATTTTGCAGTGTAActgcagttagagtgcagtataacagTTATTCTGCTATTACTgtgtccaaaataccacagtcgactgcagttactgcacttttactgcagtttcaaaactgcTATCTTTTATTGTAAAGGCGTACCGCGGGGGGAGAGGCAATCCCAATTTCTTTTCAATTTGACAAAACACGGAGCTGTTAAAAACATAATTGGaaaattatttattatattttattacCACTAAAATTAGATCTAAATTATATAATTACAAACTACAGatgtacagctgaagtcggaagtttacatacacttaggttggagtcattaaaacttgtttttcaaccactccacaaatttcttgttaacaaactatagttttggcaagtcggataggacatctaccttgtgcatgacacaagtcatttttccaacaattgtttacatacagattatatcacttaaaattcactgtatcacaattccagtgggtccgaagtgtacatacacaaagtttactgtgcctttaaacagcttggaaaattccagaaaatgatgtcatggctttagaagcttctgacaggctaattgacataatttgagtcaattgaaggtgtacctgtggatgtatttcaaggcctaacttcaacctcagtgtctctttgcttgacatcataggaaaatcaaaagaaatcagccaagacctcagaaaaaattgtagactcccaagtctggttcatccttgggcgcaaacgc
Encoded proteins:
- the LOC118388692 gene encoding nicotinamide riboside kinase 2-like isoform X1 — protein: MKYVIGIGGVTNGGKTTLTNRLIKSLPNCCVVHQDDFFKLGVHILQWDLPVFRSACACSNVLLVLFQKPDQIEVGEDGFRQWDVITALDMDAMVNTIRGWSENPVKFAHSHGVNVSPSTEVADPDQQIHILIVEGFLLYNYKPLMDVYNKCYYISIPYGECKRRRSTRQYTVPDPPGLFEGHVWPMYLKHRNEMVESGLDIAYLDGLKSEEGIYSQVYEDIQNTLLNRL
- the LOC118388692 gene encoding nicotinamide riboside kinase 2-like isoform X2, with the protein product MKYVIGIGGVTNGGKTTLTNRLIKSLPNCCVVHQDDFFKKPDQIEVGEDGFRQWDVITALDMDAMVNTIRGWSENPVKFAHSHGVNVSPSTEVADPDQQIHILIVEGFLLYNYKPLMDVYNKCYYISIPYGECKRRRSTRQYTVPDPPGLFEGHVWPMYLKHRNEMVESGLDIAYLDGLKSEEGIYSQVYEDIQNTLLNRL